In Fusarium oxysporum f. sp. lycopersici 4287 chromosome 2, whole genome shotgun sequence, a genomic segment contains:
- a CDS encoding hypothetical protein (At least one base has a quality score < 10), whose translation MVSANLTEIDAHEQPSDEMRAEWKSYMRQDHKSLLNDPRIDDPRAPLEESGFRQVSSLLKEQVAKSFAHLNPDFALQVEKDVPVIHHPLIPGLLILPSLVPENVQQDLLDRLIHRDLSVQNHQTNLHLHYNLPYPEGKDDDERSFFSISPESPASFLPKDPSVHKPLSIKQVMQRKLHWVTLGGQYDWTNRVYPEELPPQFPDDISHLLEDLFPETVAQAAILNFYTPGDTMMMHRDVSEETDKGLISLSFGCDGLFMIAPNDLKKGPQNETPGEKQYLLLRLRSGDAIYMTQESRYAWHGVPKVLKDTCPRYLEDWPARDDAKFADWRGWMRNKRINLNVRQMRD comes from the exons ATGGTATCAGCAAACCTTACTGAGATCGACGCCCACGAGCAGCCGTCTGATGAGATGCGTGCTGAGTGGAAGAGCTACATGCGTCAAGATCACAAAAGTCTGCTCAACGACCCTCGAATCGATGATCCTCGCGCTCCCTTAGAAGAGTCTGGTTTCCGTCAAGTCTCGAGTCTTTTGAAAGAACAGGTTGCAAAAAGTTTCGCTCACCTCAACCCTGACTTTGCCTTACAGGTCGAGAAGGATGTTCCAGTTATACACCACCCATTGATACCAG GCCTATTGATTCTTCCTTCACTTGTGCCCGAGAATGTGCAACAGGATTTACTGGATCGCCTGATCCATCGTGATCTCAGTGTCCAGAACCACCAGACCAATCTACATCTACACTACAACCTTCCATACCCAGAAGGgaaggacgacgatgaacGGTCATTCTTCTCTATCAGTCCAGAATCACCGGCATCATTTCTCCCAAAGGACCCCAGCGTTCATAAGCCACTGTCAATCAAGCAGGTTATGCAGCGAAAACTGCATTGGGTGACGCTTGGGGGCCAGTACGACTGGACCAATCGTGTTTACCCCGAGGAATTGCCTCCTCAGTTTCCAGATGATATCTCACACTTGCTTGAGGACCTGTTCCCCGAAACTGTTGCCCAAGCAGCCATTCTCAACTTCTACACGCCAGGCGATACCATGATGATGCACCGAGATGTCAGCGAGGAGACAGACAAGGGACTTATCAGTTTGAGTTTTGGCTGTGATGGACTCTTTATGATTGCACCGAATGACCTTAAAAAAGGGCCTCAGAATGAAACACCAGGCGAGAAACAGTATCTGCTGTTGAGGCTCAGATCTGGTGATGCCATCTATATGACACAGGAGTCAAGATATGCCTGGCATGGAGTACCTAAAGTGCTGAAGGATACATGCCCAAGGTATCTTGAAGATTGGCCAGCCCGTGACGATGCGAAGTTTGCGGACTGGCGAGGATGGATGAGAAACAAGAGGATCAACCTAAATGTTAGGCAAATGCGAGATTAG
- a CDS encoding hypothetical protein (At least one base has a quality score < 10), producing MAEPGSPGWKWFPNVKANWSLDVVTLLAVIGESSMAEQTQTITASLLCLLPRLIPAPQALLKPSRPSRMPETLAKMTGVYSGTTLDSVGFFATIITPLDALQPFSFCVLEITHTDPSFGDIDMNPPSAQESWSTRSLKWVKSRRSSFHNLEKLSNEKDSQSNRIPRAPHVEEGGLPLPNTARTTTFRPPGDSSPSNADAPRPLVRRPTAKQKVQDMLANPTFANTKRRPAVPAKLFSPIHILSVFSCLLSIAIITCAVVWQDGNAILAVSLISFASTVVGYASFWHPILMNRKHTNEVPRGDVMIRTREGAFLLIKCTEEVARELYSGTEECHYHVGGRTYRLLMALGTTLLMLSVVLLGNCTWNSQIFIGGSYIVLNGLYWGLGMLPRSYFWDLSRYQWQDVTPEDAKNADEITDVNDQREGYPSFTRTLWFAIRETQLTGWVGRSGAAPGTRQWNKWLKEALQNAKNGNRSWDSVARKDAIMKESLSADEIPDEAAQHAPAVEVQNSSTEKDRTTF from the coding sequence ATGGCTGAACCTGGCAGCCCAGGCTGGAAATGGTTTCCCAATGTCAAGGCCAATTGGTCACTCGATGTCGTGACGCTTCTTGCGGTCATTGGAGAATCTTCTATGGCTGAACAGACTCAGACTATCACGGCATCGTTGCTGTGTCTGCTACCTCGACTGATCCCAGCCCCCCAGGCTCTGCTCAAGCCTTCACGTCCAAGTCGAATGCCTGAGACACTCGCAAAGATGACGGGTGTGTATAGTGGAACCACGCTCGACTCTGTGGGCTTCTTTGCCACTATCATTACTCCTTTGGATGCCCTGCAACCTTTCAGCTTCTGCGTACTTGAGATCACTCATACGGACCCTTCTTTTGGCGACATCGATATGAATCCTCCTTCTGCCCAAGAAAGCTGGTCTACTCGAAGTCTGAAATGGGTCAAATCTCGTCGCTCAAGTTTTCATAACTTAGAGAAACTGTCAAATGAAAAAGACTCCCAAAGCAACAGAATTCCCCGAGCCCCTCACGTAGAAGAGGGTGGGCTTCCTCTACCAAACACAGCGCGAACAACGACATTTCGTCCTCCGGGTGACAGTTCTCCAAGCAATGCGGATGCACCCAGACCGCTCGTGCGTCGTCCTACGGCTAAGCAGAAAGTCCAAGATATGCTTGCCAACCCGACATTTGCCAACACGAAGAGACGTCCTGCGGTCCCAGCCAAGCTCTTCTCGCCTATTCACATTCTCTCAGTCTTTTCATGCCTTCTAAGCATAGCAATCATCACCTGTGCTGTGGTATGGCAAGATGGCAATGCCATTCTGGCTGTTTCCCTGATATCCTTTGCGTCGACTGTGGTGGGCTATGCTTCGTTCTGGCATCCCATTCTCATGAACCGTAAACATACCAACGAGGTCCCTAGAGGCGACGTCATGATTAGAACACGAGAAGGCGCATTTCTACTCATCAAGTGCACAGAAGAGGTTGCCCGTGAATTGTACTCAGGGACTGAAGAGTGTCACTATCATGTTGGAGGCCGCACATATCGACTTCTCATGGCCCTCGGAACGACTCTTCTGATGCTGAGTGTCGTACTCCTGGGAAACTGCACATGGAACTCTCAAATATTTATTGGTGGGAGCTACATTGTCCTCAACGGACTATACTGGGGCTTAGGCATGCTCCCTCGGTCATACTTTTGGGATCTCTCGCGGTATCAATGGCAGGACGTGACCCCTGAAGATGCGAAGAATGCAGACGAAATCACAGATGTGAATGATCAACGAGAGGGTTATCCAAGTTTCACGCGTACTTTGTGGTTCGCTATTCGTGAGACTCAACTTACTGGCTGGGTTGGCCGCAGTGGAGCGGCTCCAGGTACGAGACAGTGGAATAAGTGGCTCAAGGAAGCACTACAGAATGCCAAGAATGGCAACAGATCATGGGATTCAGTGGCCAGAAAGGATGCTATTATGAAGGAGAGCCTCAGTGCGGATGAGATTCCCGATGAAGCGGCGCAACATGCGCCTGCGGTCGAAGTTCAGAATTCTTCTACGGAAAAGGACCGCACGACATTTTAA
- a CDS encoding hypothetical protein (At least one base has a quality score < 10): MVAREKALDFDHGCRMRSTLEERRADAIIQRLRSEDEENVYAQAAPRTGYGGQQHPRFPGDHFLSNKHLIDQTSLFRVAQHMPKGGHLHIHFNACLAPQVLLNLAKEMDRMFITSDIPLVSDNDFINFDRCEIQFSLLSPEKETPGDLFSQTYQPRQTMRFRDFLDRFPGYYATDSTNVDEWLFEKLMFHEEEAHHHLQTASGAWEKFNGRTRMMKGLFNYATAYRRYTRLCLEDFMKDNISYAEIRPNFMTSNQLWSDDGTQLIDNKGIMELIIEEVINFQTDMKKQGKFFGGLKVIYCTPRSFAPAQIDAALTECLKFKQMWPEWIAGFDLVGEESKGRPIKDFIPELLKFQEDCDRDGVEIPFLFHCGETLDMGTDTDGNLVDALLLKSKRIGHGFALAKHPYVMQHMKERGVCLELCPISNEILGLTPRVSGHTMYQLLANNVHCTVSSDNGTLFRSSLSHDFYQVLVGKADMGLFGWKQLALWSLEHACLSESEYNRVFSDWEQKWKEFIKWMIEEYGEQPKVV, translated from the exons ATGGTAGCGCGAGAGAAGGCTCTGGATTTTGACCATGGATGTCGCATGCGCAGCACTCTTGAAGAGAGACGAGCAGATGCCATCATTCAAAGATTGAggagtgaggatgaggaaaaTGTATATGCTCAAGCCGCACCACGAACAGGTTACGGTGGCCAGCAACACCCTCGTTTTCCTGGAGATCATTTTCTATCGAACAAGCATCTCATCGATCAAACGTCCTTATTCCGCGTAGCGCAGCATATGCCCAAGGGCGGCCACTTGCACATTCATTTCAACGCCTGTCTTGCTCCCCAAGTCCTGCTCAATCTTGCAAAGGAGATGGACCGGATGTTTATCACCAGCGATATACCCCTTGTTTCGGACAACGATTTTATTAATTTCGATCGATGCGAAATCCAATTTTCTCTATTGAGCCCAGAGAAGGAAACACCTGGCGACTTGTTTTCACAGACATATCAACCTCGGCAGACGATGCGGTTTAGAGATTTTCTTGACAGGTTCCCTGGATATTACGCAACAGATTCAACCAATGTTGATGAGTGGCTATTCGAGAAACTCATGTTCCacgaggaggaggcgcaTCATCATTTGCAGACTGCATCTGG GGCTTGGGAAAAGTTCAATGGGCGGACACGTATGATGAAGGGTCTCTTCAACTATGCGACAGCATACCGAAGGTACACCCGGTTATGTCTGGAGGATTTCATGAAAGACAACATCAGCTATGCTGAAATTCGGCCCAACTTCATGACCAGCAACCAACTTTGGAGCGATGACGGCACTCAACTCATCGACAACAAAGGCATCATGGAACTGATAATCGAAGAGGTCATAAACTTCCAGACCGACATGAAAAAGCAAGGAAAGTTCTTTGGTGGTCTGAAAGTCATTTACTGTACACCTCGATCATTTGCGCCAGCGCAGATCGATGCTGCTCTCACAGAGTGTCTGAAGTTTAAACAGATGTGGCCTGAGTGGATTGCAG GTTTCGaccttgttggtgaagaGTCCAAAGGGCGCCCCATCAAGGACTTCATCCCCGAGCTTCTGAAGTTCCAGGAGGATTGCGACAGAGACGGCGTTGAAATTCCATTTCTCTTTCACTGTGGCGAGACCCTAGATATGGGAACCGATACAGATGGCAACCTTGTTGATGCGCTCCTGTTGAAATCGAAGAGAATCGGGCACGGTTTTGCGCTAGCTAAGCACCCCTATGTGATGCAACATATGAAGGAGCGCGGTGTTTGCCTCGAGCTCTGTCCCATCTCAAATGAGATCTTGGGACTCACGCCTCGTGTCAGCGGTCACACAATGTATCAGCTTCTTGCCAACAATGTGCATTGCACGGTCAGCTCGGACAATGGTACACTATTTAG ATCCTCTCTATCTCATGATTTTTACCAAGTATTGGTTGGTAAGGCTGACATGGGCCTTTTTGGATGGAAGCAATTGGCGTTGTGGAGTTTGGAGCACGCTTGTCTATCAGAGTCTGAATATAACCGCGTATTCAGCGACTGGGAGCAGAAGTGGAAAGAGTTTATCAAGTGGATGATTGAAGAATATGGCGAGCAGCCGAAGGTTGTCTGA
- a CDS encoding proteasome activator subunit 4, whose product MDENIGPRPSGSHSSMPPTTASNLLANFLPYEPISRSTSPGIPYLKTDEDDKKRYRPRTFAYFSQLPFEVEEEAQRDAALQGILKQLYIAIRAEDFSPGALHWTKELQGWLNLKFEMTREQRAKLAKLYYSLALAPGLDATASDRFLRMVLTLTRKNHYLKPGEDLVLEWRPLWNEIKAWILPSEVPAHQSNRKRSAKQLLKLCTHAHTYFDPSERRAMLEEFLPFFSVNELPNAYIVAGVLNALLPSHPAPINEPQSQPADIFPTLFHLWSIINRSKAFDIFFIDLLSRIARDHIACSYVPFGSHGIFSKDQSDLIFTAILRLTQIPVGQANSPYTPLDYLSGAGIYVEKDKKKYPVAYMISRLIVSSLSPACLKEDDSIISHLEGLMESIDTFFHPSNQGSWTTMLGQLTLYLTEAFVSRWNREQSGELDLPEDRKINDGLKKRFVMALKEVTFMGLFSKSSRVSYYYYSALQGLAYLEPDLVLPGALQRFYPSLQGLVEVHRTTSSLNGLQMIANIMSKHKGYRCHITALLALALPGIDANDLNKTQYTLNFIQSVAYSIPMVPLVKEGSHIHDTTLAMEWVQGQMDRMEREGQNVKFDYKNELSDEDEASILRSSTTGFGEFILTLLGKVFTLLENLPDANQVRGGTPEDNVINALPAALSPLFASLSPELFDMALEKVATFVSSHVVHQARDAMAWILNALCKVNPEKTLKVFIPMLVVNIRNEIDYNNAASDRSSGTDYLPRDRALVWYVSMLAMAVVHVGSEVLKYKDELLGIAEYMQEKCRGLPTILVSNYIHHLLLNLTHTYPIDHALYEPEVIERGLDVDDWGKTTAPADLSIRWHQPSPAEIEFAVELFASQTKSAKDQLESLMSDNPPVSRTGKNKEWSDEVSRLMQQIRLVTSGMATMFDPERAAGIMTGNTEDDHDVAREDDDEMMIDEDPLAEVAEDEELRPQFRYKAGYALKSSDPAYSRIHDLREELGHLLTKTHSFLNENQEDDVNSFTALYAAYRTWITDVGIERSAHPLERHVRLYKSDIAAFKIKGLRKVYPRPLLIKRAEAYQLLRRKHNASSRQKSELDKRLLLDLAESSLSLYADVRRVAQSAQDSSLKSLIGSKPLVIPVILERLRKALETNDHDRIKGGMYTLLFTSLLRTLLKDWRFAPEAMRLYIETAGIDKPSIQNLGSSALYTLIDFGKPFERMIIINDEIVDTIKPAADVAAAIDSRHQFILQRRTRVEKSKSTLGLELTERAKGAHWKIATRCAIFATNLCLRFHTLAPPEFIDLVAQGTNDPHPGLRGYYLSAFTSVFTAVDMRAVYGHDYRNYLLEKEVGDRNRIQVTVEKGDAEFTHNFLEAFKQPEGAEYMVDADHPGWLVWGKKFTAYRAKPLPFNAYDDVETVVRDQMGRILNREWLSQCFDYLKQEPRDASTDRFRMSNVYLLMHVFDLMHYGKTLVTLDDVKELVKEVFGDGNDKHQHRATSEIMGALLAGSSDDPPEIRNRVWEYAAPFMLNIFADDLTPDNLQYWLTCLHLVLDSKDPRRSHEIVDTLRAFRLDMTSNAAFKESSKVQLLEFIVADGGWHFRHDQPILDDFLAHIDHPYKAVREAIGRVLSVIYKTRYHESFENVSKLLEQNKAASPTGIRPYQPTEEFSATIKDVFQRLEKWRHERTPGQQTPSSYTSGSKTVLMWLDCTLSSHECTQLVPFFPTPFMEELLHMMDVKEDPELMRLAYHVYRHLPNIPFRDGEDTEFIDALIRIGKTSSSWHQRLRALVNMQVIYFRRIFLTRGAQREALFTAVSDMLGDTQLEVRSCASTTLAGMIRCSPRRIRDPTIARLKARFEDELERNPMPKRNRHLAGTDTPVDIHKQITRRHAAILGLGALIEAFPYATPPPEWMPEVLAMLARKAAADPGVVGKATKTILSEFKKTRQDSWTVDQKYFTSEQLEDLEGVLWKSYFA is encoded by the exons ATGGATGAGAACATTGGTCCTCGCCCCTCGGGTTCTCACAGTTCTATGCCGCCTACAACTGCATCTAACCTACTAGCAAACTTCCTCCCATATGAGCCCATCTCACGATCCACGTCCCCGGGTATTCCTTACCTTAAGACCGATGAAGACGACAAGAAACGATATCGGCCCCGAACCTTTGCATACTTCTCGCAGCTCCCATtcgaagtcgaagaagaagctcaacgcGATGCTGCTCTGCAGGGTATCCTCAAACAGCTATACATTGCTATCAGAGCGGAAGACTTCTCCCCAGGAGCTCTCCATTGGACGAAAGAGCTCCAGGGATGGCTCAACCTCAAGTTTGAAATGACGAGAGAACAGAGAGCAAAGCTAGCTAAACTTTATTATTCCCTTGCATTGGCTCCCGGCCTAGATGCAACCGCCTCGGACCGCTTCTTGCGCATGGTCCTCACTCTAACGAG GAAGAATCATTATTTGAAGCCAGGAGAagatcttgttcttgaatgGAGGCCATTGTGGAACGAAATCAAAGCATGGATTCTCCCCTCAGAAGTCCCAGCGCACCAGAGCAACCGCAAGCGTTCCGCTAAACAGCTGCTCAAGCTGTGCACACATGCCCATACGTATTTCGATCCTTCCGAACGTCGAGCGATGCTGGAGGAGTTCTTGCCATTCTTCAGTGTTAATGAGCTGCCAAACGCCTACATCGTAGCAGGTGTTTTGAATGCTTTGCTGCCAAGTCACCCCGCCCCCATCAACGAACCTCAGTCTCAACCAGCCGATATCTTCCCCACGCTCTTCCACTTGTGGTCCATCATCAATCGATCGAAGGCATTcgatatcttcttcattgACCTGCTGTCTCGTATTGCTCGAGACCACATAGCCTGCTCCTATGTCCCATTTGGAAGCCATGGCATCTTTTCAAAGGACCAATCCGACCTCATTTTCACAGCCATTCTCAGGCTCACACAAATCCCCGTGGGCCAAGCCAATTCTCCGTATACTCCTCTGGACTATCTTTCTGGGGCAGGCATCTATGTTGAgaaagataagaagaagtatcCAGTGGCCTATATGATATCCCGCTTGATCGTGAGCTCTTTGTCTCCGGCTTGCCTGAAGGAAGATGATTCTATCATCTCACACTTGGAAGGCCTTATGGAGTCTATCGATACTTTCTTTCACCCCTCCAACCAGGGCTCATGGACCACCATGCTTGGTCAGTTGACCCTCTACCTCACTGAGGCGTTCGTCTCCCGATGGAATCGTGAGCAGAGCGGTGAGCTGGATCTCCCCGAAGATCGTAAAATCAACGATGGCTTGAAAAAGCGTTTTGTGATGGCACTCAAAGAAGTGACATTCATGGGTCTTTTCTCCAAAAGCAGCCGCGTGTCTTACTATTACTACAGCGCCTTGCAAGGACTTGCATATCTCGAACCGGACCTGGTTTTGCCCGGTGCATTGCAGCGTTTCTACCCTAGTCTTCAGGGACTTGTGGAGGTACACAGAACCACCTCAAGTCTGAATGGACTACAGATGATTGCCAACATCATGTCCAAGCATAAGGGTTATAGATGTCACATCACGGCTCTTTTGGCTCTGGCTCTCCCCGGTATCGATGCCAACGATCTCAACAAGACCCAATACACGCTCAACTTCATTCAAAGTGTCGCGTATAGCATTCCTATGGTACCATTGGTTAAGGAAGGAAGCCACATCCATGATACAACACTAGCCATGGAGTGGGTCCAAGGCCAGATGGATCGCATGGAGCGCGAAGGTCAGAATGTGAAGTTTGACTATAAAAACGAACTCAGTGACGAAGACGAGGCCAGTATTTTGAGATCGTCGACCACTGGCTTTGGCGAGTTCATCCTGACACTTCTCGGGAAAGTGTTCACTCTCCTCGAGAATTTGCCTGACGCAAACCAAGTCCGTGGCGGAACCCCTGAAGACAATGTCATCAACGCTTTGCCGGCTGCATTGTCGCCCCTGTTCGCATCGTTGTCACCGGAACTTTTTGACATGGCTCTGGAGAAGGTGGCAACGTTTGTTTCAAGCCATGTGGTCCATCAAGCACGAGATGCAATGGCATGGATCTTGAATGCGCTCTGCAAGGTCAACCCAGAGAAAACTCTGAAGGTCTTCATTCCCATGCTTGTTGTCAATATCCGTAACGAGATTGACTATAACAACGCCGCGTCCGACCGAAGTAGTGGAACAGACTATTTGCCCCGAGATCGAGCATTGGTGTGGTATGTCAGCATGCTTGCCATGGCAGTTGTTCATGTCGGAAGTGAGGTCTTAAAATACAAAGATGAGCTCCTGGGCATCGCGGAATACATGCAAGAGAAATGTCGTGGTCTGCCCACTATTCTGGTCTCCAATTacatccatcatctcttgCTCAACTTGACGCACACCTATCCCATCGATCACGCTCTGTACGAGCCCGAGGTCATCGAACGTGGtctcgatgttgatgattggGGAAAGACAACTGCCCCAGCCGATCTCAGCATTCGGTGGCACCAGCCCTCTCCTGCCGAGATCGAATTTGCCGTTGAACTCTTTGCTTCCCAAACAAAATCTGCGAAAGATCAACTGGAATCACTCATGAGCGACAACCCACCAGTGAGCCGCACtggcaagaacaaggagtGGTCAGATGAGGTTTCTCGGCTTATGCAGCAAATCCGCCTGGTCACGTCAGGCATGGCCACCATGTTCGACCCTGAGCGTGCTGCGGGTATCATGACCGGAAATACAGAGGATGACCACGATGTGGCTCgggaagatgatgacgaaaTGATGATTGATGAAGACCCTCTTGCTGAGGTTGCTGAGGACGAGGAACTCCGACCTCAGTTCCGCTACAAGGCAGGCTATGCCCTCAAATCCAGTGACCCTGCTTATAGCAGAATCCACGATCTACGAGAAGAATTAGGTCATCTACTGACCAAAACACACTCTTTCCTTAACGAGAACCAGGAAGATGATGTGAATTCGTTCACCGCCCTGTACGCTGCTTATCGTACCTGGATTACTGATGTTGGCATTGAGCGCTCTGCTCATCCCCTAGAGAGGCACGTTCGACTATACAAATCTGACATTGCCgccttcaagatcaaaggCTTGAGGAAAGTCTATCCTCgacctcttctcatcaagcgTGCCGAGGCGTATCAGCTTTTGCGACGTAAACATAACGCCTCATCGCGGCAGAAGAGCGAGCTTGACAAACGGCTgctgcttgatcttgccgaATCGAGTCTTTCGCTTTATGCTGATGTACGACGAGTTGCACAGAGCGCTCAGGACTCATCGTTGAAGTCACTTATTGGCAGCAAGCCGTTGGTGATTCCTGTTATTCTTGAGCGTCTCAGGAAAGCACTTGAAACGAACGACCATGACCGAATCAAGGGAGGCATGTACACTCTATTGTTCACGTCTCTTTTGAGAACTCTCCTCAAGGATTGGCGCTTCGCCCCTGAAGCCATGCGATTGTATATCGAGACTGCGGGTATTGATAAGCCTTCCATTCAAAACCTGGGCTCGTCAGCGTTATACACTCTAATTGACTTCGGCAAGCCCTTTGAGCGCATGATTATCATTAATGATGAAATTGTGGATACAATCAAACCTGCTGCTGATGTCGCTGCAGCCATTGATAGTCGCCATCAATTTATCCTGCAACGTAGAACAAGAGTCGAGAAGTCCAAGTCTACACTGGGCTTGGAATTGACAGAGCGTGCCAAGGGTGCTCATTGGAAGATCGCTACGCGATGTGCAATTTTTGCCACCAACCTGTGTCTGCGATTCCATACCTTGGCGCCCCCTGAGTTTATCGATCTCGTTGCTCAGGGCACAAATGATCCTCATCCCGGGCTTCGTGGCTACTATCTGAGCGCTTTTACATCGGTCTTTACAGCTGTTGATATGCGAGCCGTTTATGGCCATGATTATCGCAATTATCTTCTTGAAAAGGAAGTTGGGGACCGAAACCGCATCCAAGTTACTGTCGAAAAAGGTGACGCCGAATTTACTCACAATTTCCTCGAGGCTTTCAAGCAGCCCGAAGGGGCTGAGTATATGGTGGACGCTGATCACCCTGGCTGGCTAGTATGGGGCAAGAAGTTCACAGCCTACCGGGCGAAGCCGCTCCCTTTCAATGCATACGATGATGTTGAAACTGTTGTGCGAGATCAGATGGGCCGGATCTTGAATCGCGAGTGGCTATCCCAGTGCTTTGACTATCTGAAGCAAGAACCGCGAGACGCGTCGACCGATAGATTCCGCATGAGCAATGTCTACTTATTGATGCACGTTTTTGACCTGATGCACTACGGCAAAACATTGGTCACTCTGGATGATGTCAAGGAGCTGGTAAAGGAGGTTTTTGGTGATGGCAACGACAAGCATCAGCATCGAGCGACCTCGGAAATCATGGGCGCTTTGCTCGCGGGCTCCAGTGATGATCCCCCCGAAATCCGAAACCGCGTTTGGGAGTATGCTGCGCCGTTCATGTTGAACATTTTTGCGGACGACCTGACACCCGATAACTTGCAATACTGGCTCACTTGTCTACACCTCGTTCTTGACTCCAAGGACCCACGTCGATCGCACGAGATTGTGGATACTCTCAGAGCATTCCGACTTGATATGACATCAAACGCGGCTTTCAAAGAATCATCAAAGGTTCAACTTCTGGAGTTCATTGTTGCGGACGGTGGTTGGCACTTCCGACATGACCAACCAATTCTTGATGACTTCCTCGCCCACATTGATCATCCCTACAAGGCGGTACGAGAGGCTATTGGTCGCGTGTTATCAGTCATCTATAAGACTCGATACCACGAGTCATTCGAGAATGTCAGCAAGCTGTTAGAACAAAACAAGGCTGCTTCGCCAACCGGTATCAGGCCTTACCAACCAACGGAAGAGTTCTCGGCCACTATCAAAGACGTCTTCCAACGACTCGAGAAATGGCGACACGAGAGAACACCTGGTCAGCAGACCCCCAGTTCTTATACCTCGGGTTCCAAAACCGTGCTTATGTGGCTCGATTGTACACTATCATCCCACGAGTGTACTCAGCTCGTGCCTTTCTTCCCCACCCCCTTCATGGAAGAATTACTACACATGATGGATGTCAAGGAAGACCCGGAGCTTATGAGACTTGCGTATCACGTATACCGTCATTTGCCCAATATTCCTTTCCGAGATGGCGAGGACACAGAATTTATCGATGCACTCATCCGCATTGGAAAGACGTCGAGCAGCTGGCACCAGCGGCTTCGAGCCCTGGTCAATATGCAGGTCATCTATTTTAGACGTATTTTCCTCACGCGAGGCGCTCAAAGAGAAGCACTCTTTACCGCCGTGTCTGACATGCTGGGCGATACACAGCTTGAGGTGCGTTCCTGTGCATCTACTACGCTCGCAGGCATGATACGCTGCTCCCCCCGCCGTATCCGTGACCCTACGATTGCACGTCTCAAGGCCCGCTTTGAAGATGAACTGGAACGCAATCCCATGCCGAAGCGAAACCGCCATCTTGCTGGGACAGATACCCCAGTCGACATTCATAAGCAAATCACAAGACGTCATGCTGCAATCCTTGGGCTGGGCGCATTAATCGAGGCGTTTCCTTATGCAACCCCTCCACCTGAATGGATGCCTGAGGTACTAGCAATGCTGGCGCgcaaggctgctgctgatccTGGAGTTGTTGGTAAAGCGACAAAGACAATTCTCAGCGAATTCAAAAAGACGAGACAGGATAGTTGGACAGTCGATCAAAAG TACTTTACTTCAGAACAACTGGAGGACCTTGAGGGAGTACTCTGGAAGAGCTACTTTGCCTGA